In one Emcibacter nanhaiensis genomic region, the following are encoded:
- a CDS encoding acetaldehyde dehydrogenase (acetylating), translating to MSQAAKTKVAIIGSGNIGTDLMIKIMRTSDVLEMGAMVGVDPASDGLARAERLGVPITAEGIEGLVKMPEWQDIQIVFDATSAYAHKHHDEVCRAAGKVLVDLTPAAIGPYTVPVVNMEKNLSEPNVNMVTCGGQATIPIVAAVSRVAKVHYAEIVASISSRSAGPGTRANIDEFTETTSRAIEKVGGAGRGKAIIILNPAEPPLLMRDTVFTLSEMADEAEVEASIEQMVKDVQSYVPGYRLKQKVQFERFGSNNPLKIPGYGEFEGLKTSVFLEVEGAAHYLPAYAGNLDIMTSAALGTAEKIARLKFNKAA from the coding sequence ATGTCTCAAGCAGCGAAAACCAAAGTAGCAATCATCGGCTCCGGCAATATCGGTACCGACCTGATGATCAAAATCATGCGTACCAGCGATGTCCTGGAAATGGGCGCCATGGTCGGGGTGGATCCGGCTTCCGACGGTCTTGCCCGGGCGGAACGTCTTGGCGTGCCGATCACCGCAGAGGGAATCGAAGGCCTGGTGAAAATGCCAGAGTGGCAGGACATCCAGATCGTGTTTGACGCCACCTCCGCTTATGCCCACAAGCACCATGACGAGGTGTGCCGGGCGGCCGGTAAGGTTCTGGTTGACCTGACGCCGGCGGCGATCGGCCCCTATACGGTGCCGGTGGTGAATATGGAAAAAAATCTGTCCGAACCGAATGTGAATATGGTGACCTGTGGCGGTCAGGCGACTATCCCCATTGTCGCCGCCGTCAGCCGGGTGGCAAAAGTACATTACGCCGAGATCGTGGCCAGTATCTCGTCCCGTTCGGCGGGGCCCGGCACCCGGGCCAATATTGACGAGTTTACCGAGACCACCAGCCGCGCTATCGAAAAGGTCGGCGGCGCCGGTCGCGGCAAGGCCATCATCATCCTAAATCCGGCGGAACCGCCGCTGCTGATGCGCGATACGGTGTTTACCCTGTCGGAAATGGCCGACGAAGCGGAAGTCGAGGCCTCCATCGAACAGATGGTCAAGGACGTGCAAAGCTATGTGCCCGGCTACCGGCTGAAACAAAAGGTGCAGTTCGAGCGTTTCGGCTCCAACAATCCGCTCAAAATTCCCGGCTACGGCGAGTTTGAGGGTCTGAAAACCTCTGTCTTTCTGGAAGTGGAAGGGGCGGCGCACTACCTGCCGGCCTATGCGGGCAACCTCGACATCATGACGTCGGCAGCGCTGGGCACCGCAGAGAAAATTGCCCGGCTCAAATTCAACAAGGCGGCCTGA
- a CDS encoding 2-keto-4-pentenoate hydratase yields MTTENIERAAENILKAYETRQYCAPVRELIGETIEAGYAVQSILTKQWLKEGRRLCGRKIGLTSEAVQKQLGVDQPDFGVLMADMEYADGAEVPFSKMHQPKAEAELALILKADLDHEDVTYEELVEAIDYIMPSVEIVGSRIKDWDIRLADTVADNASSGLYVLGSPVRDWKDIDLAAAGMILKRNGEIVSEGKGEACLGHPFNAALWLAQTCARFGNGLKAGDVVLTGALGPMVPIAPGDAFEASIENVGSVNFTVSQDR; encoded by the coding sequence ATGACCACAGAAAATATAGAGCGTGCCGCCGAGAATATTCTCAAAGCCTATGAAACCAGGCAGTACTGCGCCCCGGTGCGGGAGCTGATCGGTGAAACCATCGAAGCCGGCTATGCCGTGCAGTCCATCCTGACAAAGCAGTGGCTTAAGGAAGGGCGTCGTCTGTGCGGCCGGAAAATCGGCCTCACCTCCGAGGCCGTTCAAAAGCAGCTTGGTGTCGATCAGCCTGACTTTGGCGTTCTGATGGCCGACATGGAATATGCCGACGGCGCTGAAGTCCCCTTTTCCAAAATGCATCAGCCCAAGGCGGAGGCCGAACTGGCCCTGATCCTCAAGGCCGACCTGGATCATGAGGACGTGACCTACGAAGAACTGGTCGAGGCGATTGACTACATCATGCCGTCTGTTGAGATCGTCGGCAGCCGGATCAAAGACTGGGATATCCGCCTCGCCGATACGGTTGCCGATAATGCCTCCAGCGGTCTTTATGTGCTCGGCAGCCCGGTGCGCGACTGGAAAGACATCGATCTTGCGGCGGCCGGCATGATCCTCAAGCGCAACGGCGAAATTGTCTCAGAAGGCAAGGGGGAGGCCTGCCTCGGACATCCGTTTAATGCCGCTCTGTGGCTTGCACAAACCTGCGCTCGTTTCGGCAACGGCCTGAAAGCCGGTGATGTGGTACTGACCGGGGCCTTGGGCCCGATGGTGCCCATCGCGCCGGGTGACGCCTTCGAAGCCTCAATCGAAAATGTCGGCTCAGTGAATTTCACGGTCAGTCAGGACCGGTAA